The Pseudoalteromonas sp. N1230-9 genome segment TCATTTAATTCGGTTAACTTACTATCACTAATAAAAGGATGACGATCTTTAATTGATATTTTTTTTACTAAATCTTTGATAGTTTTTATAGCGCTAGTATATTCTTTCGATTGATCAGACGTAACGGATAGCCTATTTCTAAGAAATTCACTAGCGGCTTGATGAGGGATAAAAACTCTTCCTTTTAAAGATGTAATTGCATTTTGTAGTTCTTTCCTAGTTGCGTCTGAATACCTGTACAAGTTTAATAAAACATTGGCATCTATAATAAAAGTTGAACTTTTCCAATGTTTATTAAAATCTTCATCTTTAGGCCTAAAATGACCAGGAAATATACTTCTCACAACGAATCCTTATGTAGTTGCCTAACAGCTTAATCACCAGAAGAGCATATAGAACTTTTAAATATTGTCTCTATAAACTCCATTCCAATTATTTTTAAATCCGATAATTCATAAACTTACGGATTAGTTAACTAAAAAGCAACAAGAATTTTCAGGGGAGAAACCAAGGCTAATGTCATAGCGAGCCAAATATAGGGTCGTTATGCAAACTCATTGTTATAAAAAACAAATTAAATCATTTTGTTAAAAGCGATCATTTCCAGAACGCTGACACCTTATTCACCACAAAGAGAGAAATAATCTGAGTATTTAAGTGTCTACTTTGAGTCTGGGACCGACGCTCAACTAAAAGCTAATTAAGATCTACTTTTCGCTCGAAGTCGCCCTTAGAGCAGTTACGTTAACTCTTTTTGGGACAGAAATAAGTGAATCTGGAAAGAATGCTTATGGCACAATGCCGACTTTTACTTTTAAATGAAAAATACTCAAATTAGCGTTAGAAAATTTACGATGCCAATTTCTAACGGCTATCAAACCTAGCAAAAAACAAAAAAGAGTAAAGCTTTCACTTTACTCTTTCAGATAATTCAATATCTTGCTAACTCACAACTCACAACTCACAACTCACAACTCACAACTCACAACTCACAACTCACAACTCACAACTCACAACTCACAACTCACAACTCACAACTCACAACTCACAACTCACAACTCACAACTCACAACTCACAACTCACAACTCACAACTCACAACTCACAACTCACAACTCACAACTCGCAACTTATTTCAACCTAATAGATGTTGCTTCAATCTCGATTAAACCTTGCTTAAACAAACCGCCAATGGCTTTTTTGTAGTTTGCTTTACTGGTTGAGAAAGTCTTTTTAATTGCTTCAGGGTCTGACTTATCACCTAGGTGAAGTACGCCGCCTTCGGCTTTTAATTTATCGAGGATTTTTTCGCCTAAGTCGTTCACTTTGCCCATACCTGGTTTTTCAAGTAGTACGTCGATTTTGCCGTCTTCACGTACTTTTTGAATAAAGCCTTTTAAGCGCTGGCCAACAAATAGCTTTTTAAATACCGTGTTGTAGTAAACAACGCCAATGTGGGCTTCGTTCACGAGTACTTTGTAGCCTAGGTCTGTTTTACCCGCAACGATTAAGTCAACTTCTTCCATTACAGAGTAAGTTGGCTCATCTTTCGATAAAAACTTATTAAAGTTGCTCGATGCACAAATACGTTGGCTGGCGTTATCTAGGTATAAGCGTACAAGATAAGAAAAGCCGTCTTTCATTTTTGGCTTTTGTTCGTTGTATGGCGCTAGTACGTCTTTTTCGAGGCCCCAATCCAAAAACGCACCAGTGCTGTTGATGGCTTTAACACGTAGTAGGGCATATTCGCCCACTTCAGCTAAAGGTTTTTTTGTGGTGCCTGTTGGGTGGCCTGCGTGATCTAAGTAAATGAATACTTGCACGCTGTCGCCAGCTTCTAGTTCGTAATCAATTTCTTTGCTTGGTAAGAATACTTCGCCTAAATCACGGCCATCTAAATAAGCACCTTCGTTAGACATTTCGTTAACGAAAAGGGTTTGTGTGGTTCCTAAAATACTCATTGTTATTCCTGTTCTGGCTTTTTCTTACGGCGCATTGGAGCAAAACCATCTACATCAATTGGTGCTTGAATAGGGGCTTTAGGCTTTTTAGGGGCTGCTTTGCGTTTTGGTTTAGCAGGTTTAGCGGCCACTTTTTTCTCTGCTTTATTCCAAACTGTGTTTGGTTTTTTCTCACGCAGACCTTTAAATTTACCAACAAGGCCGTCAACGGTGAAAAAGCTTAATTCATCATTTAAAAATGCTTTAATTGCTTTGTAGCTTGGCCAATCTTTCGGGCCCACTAACGAAATAGCTGTTCCTTTAAAGCCCGCGCGACCAGTACGACCAATACGATGCACATACTCTTCAGCATGTTTTGGTAGATCAAAGTTAATTACGTGGGTCACGCTTAATAAATCAAGACCACGTGATGCAACATCGGTAGTGATCAAAATTTTAAAGTTTTCACGGCTAAAAGCGTCCATAATTTCAAGGCGCTTAGCCTGTGTTAAATCACCCGCAAGTGCTTGCGCTTTAAAGCCTTTATCGTTTAACAATTGGCTTAAACGCTGAGTATCGGCACGTGTTGCAGTGAAAATAATGCATTGGCCAACATTATCTTGTTTTACAAAGTGCTCAAGTAGGGCTTCTTTGTGATCTAGATGATCAGCTAAATAAAGCTGCTGGGTAATATCACTATGTTGCTCGTTAGAGGCACTTAACAGTATTTGTTTTGGTGAACGTAATAAGTTACGTGATAGGGCATCAACTTGTGCATGGTCAAGGGTTGCTGAAAACAATAACGTTTGACGTAATCGGTGATCAGCAAGTTCGTTGATCATTTTAACTTGTTCGGTAAAACCTAAATCTAGAATACGGTCAGCTTCATCAAAAATTAACAGCTCTAACCCTGAAAGCTGTAATGAACGTTGACTCAAATGGTCTGCTAAACGCCCCGGAGTACCCACTACAAAGTGTGGGTCTTTACGAAGCGCTTTAATTTGGTCGTTAAAGTTTTCACCACCCAGTACTTTTACAGCACTAATATTTGTACCGGCAATTAATAGCCTTAATTGGCTGTACACTTGGGTTGCTAATTCGCGGGTAGGCGCAACGATTAAAACGCGAGGGTCGCGTTTACTGAGTGCTTTTTGTTTCATTACGCGCTGTACAGCAGGTAATAAAAACGCCAGCGTTTTGCCCGATCCTGTTTTTGACTGTGCAAAAATATCATGGCCTGCGATAGCTGTTGGTACCGCGTGAGCTTGAATGTCAGTGGGCTGGGTGATGCCTTGATGCGCAAGTTGTTTTTCGAGGCGTGTATCAATCCCAAGTTCAGTAAAATGCAATGCGTAATCTCCGATGAGCAAAATTTGTAAATCTTGTTCATTATAACGCACTTGCCTCACTTGGAGACAGTAAAAACACAGCTATTTCGCATCAGTTTTTGCAATTATCGCTAATTCGCGTAAAATACGCGCCCTCAATGCGCCGGATTTGCGATTCGGTTAACGCCCCTCATGGGCATTTAAAGCAAAAGGTAAAACCATGACTGCTGTTCATAAAGACAATGTAACTAGCGAGCACTTTGTTGTTTGCGCACTTTACAAATTTGTAGCCCTTCCTGATTTTGAAGCGATCCGCCAACCACTACTTAAAGTAATGGAAGACAATGAAGTACGCGGTACTTTGTTACTTGCGGCTGAAGGTATCAACGGTACTGTTTCTGCTAAACGTGAAGGTATCGATAACCTACTTGCATGGTTAGATGCACAACCAAACCTAGACAACATCGTGACTAAAGAGTCATACGATGACGAATGTCCGTTCTACCGTACTAAGGTAAAACTGAAAAAAGAAATCGTAACTATGGGTGTTGAAGGTATCGACCCACGTGAAGTAGTGGGTACATACGTAAAACCAGCGGATTGGAATGCGTTAATTTCAGATCCTGAAGTGATTCTTATCGATACGCGTAACGATTACGAAATCGAGATCGGTACTTTCCAAAATGCGGTTGATCCAAATACTAAAACATTCCGTGAATTCCCAGCGTGGGCAAAAGAAAACCTCGACCCTGAAAAACACAAGAAAGTCGCTATGTTTTGTACCGGTGGTATTCGCTGTGAAAAATCAACTGCGTACATGAAAGAGCAAGGCTTTGACGAAGTATTCCACCTTGAAGGCGGTATTCTTAAGTACTTAGAAGAAGTACCAAAAGAAGAAACCATGTGGGAAGGTGAGTGTTTTGTTTTCGATAACCGTGTTGCGGTAAATCACGATTTACAAAAAGGCTCTTACGATCAATGTCACGCGTGTCGTATGCCAATCACTGAAGACGAAAAGCAAAAGCCTGAATACATGGAAGGTGTTTCGTGTCATCACTGTCACGACAGCCTAACAGAAGAACAACGTGCCCGTTTTGCTGAGCGTCAAAAGCAAATAGAATTAGCACAAGCGCGTGGCGAAGGTCACATCGGTAACGAAGCGCAAGAAGTTCTTCGTAAGCGTAAAGAAGCTAAAAAAGCGCAAAAAGAAGCACAGCGCCAACAGTAATTCTTAGCTCTATGAATTGATAGAAACCCCAGCATTGTCTGGGGTTTTTTGCGTTTAATTATAGTGAAAACTTTAATGTTGTTCCTTAATGGTGTACATTAGCGCCACTTTTGATAAATTTTATACAACCAACTGATTTTAAATATTTTATACAGAGCTTTAAATTGGCTAAATATAGCGATTAGCCTGCCTTGCTATTTAAGAATGTTGTAACAAAAAGAGAAGGATATCTATGAAATTAAAGCTTACAACAGCGGCACTATGCCTAATGCCGTTACTGTCGCATGCCAATTCTAATAATGAGTTCAGTTACTTTGGTTTGGCTCTACAAAATAATAATTACGATATCAATTTTATCCCTTCGATAGAGCAAGGTTCTTTCGCACCACTAAATTACAGTGATGAGCAGTCAGGTAAAGGCTTTAGAGGTTTTTATGGTTATCAGTTTAACCAATATTTTGCCGTTGAGGTGGGACTAGGCTTACCTGGAGAAGCAAACTTTAATATTTACCGTGATACGGTCAATAATAAAAATGAACCGACCAAGGAGACTGTGTACGAGGGAGATTTTAAAACACTTTCTTTTGATACACGAATTATTGCCACTTACCCAATTACGGGGAGCTTTTTCCTAAGAGCACACGCTGGTGCCTACGTCTGGGACAATGATTTTAGCTACTTACAAGAATCAGCAGAATCTTATAGCGTGGTTGAAAAAAGTGATACCGGAGTATCCTTGTTAACGGGCTTTGGTGTTGGCTATGGTTTTAATGATAACGTAGCAGCTACAATCGACTATGAAAAAACCGACATAGCTGATATTTCAACACAAACAATCGTGGCATCGCTTGTGTTTAGGTTTTAACAGTTACCAAAGTAAACATCTAGTCGCTCGATTTATTTAAAAAGTGAGTAGCCATTGCCATACTACTCACTTCCTAGTAATTACTCTTTACTTAATACCAGCGCTATATCAATTAGCTAATAATATTTTGCTTGCAGCCCTTGATTAATAAGCTTTACCAGTCTTTATAATGACATTAGCCGCACTGAACTGCTATTAATCGAACATATCTTCTTATTGATCACAAAGCTGTTACACTTCGTAACAATTAAAACGATTCTTATTTAGGTGAAATTTTGAAGCTTGGCAGATTTCAATCATGGACATTTTTAGCCTGTATTAGCTTTATAACAGTAGCGCATGCAGCAAATGTTGTTGTACAACCCGTTAGATTAGAACAAACAAAACAGCAAATAAAAGCTGTTGGTAACGCTGAGGCAATTCATTCAGTAACACTTTATCCTGCTGTAGGGGATAGAGTCACCCATGTACATTTTAAACCAGGAGACAATGTCGAAAAAGGTGAATTGTTGCTTGAGTTAGATTCTCGCCGTCAAAAAGCAGCCCTTACAGAAGCTCGAATTACATTACAAGATACTCAGCGCACTATGAAGCGATTAGTTGAAAGTCATGCCAGAGGAGCTGTCCCACAAAGTGATCTAGATGATGCTAAAACCTTATTTGAACTGGCTAAAGTTCAGTTAACTCAGGCTGAAACTGAATTAGAAGACCGCCAAGTGCGTGCCCCATTTAGTGGCGTGATGGGCCTTACCGACGTTGAAGTAGGCGATAGGATCACCACCCAAACAGCTATTGCAACGATTGATGACACAACTGAGCTTTACATTAACTTTAATGCCCCAGAGGCCGCAGTTAATGTATTGCGAAGCAAAGGCAGTGTGGAAGTGACTCCTTGGCTTAGCGAAAAAGCTTACGAGGCAAAAATTGCACAATTGGATTCGCGTATAAATGGACAAACGCGCACTTTAAGAACGAAAGCAAAACTTGATAACTCAGCCAAGCAGTTTATGCCGGGGATGAGCTTTCGAGTAAATATAAATATACTTGGTGATGATTTCGCTGTAGTACCTGAAGCTGCCATGATGTGGGGCGCTGCAGGCCCTTATGTGTGGAAAAGTGCTGATAATAAAGCAACCCGTGTTGATGTCAAAATTGAACAACGATTAGCAGGACGTTTACTCGTGTCCGGTGGATTAAAAGAAGGTGATTTACTCGTAACTGAAGGTGTTCAGCGTTTACGACCTGACCAAGAGTTAGTTCATATTAATGATATTAAACTGGCCAAGGAGCAATAATGAAACAGCAACCTATGATGGAAGATTTACCATCAATGGCGATACGTCGGCCAGTATTAATTGTGGTGCTGAATTTGTTGATCATCATTGCTGGTATTGCGGCGATTGCAGGTGTTGAAGTTCGTGAATTACCTGACGTGGATAGACCTCGAATTACTGTTTCAGCCTCATTTCCTGGTGGCTCACCTGAAACTGTTGATACAGAGGTGACCAGTAAGCTTGAAGGAGCGGTAGCAAGGGTAAGTGGCGTTAAGACTATTCGCGCTCAAAGTGAAGAGAATAACGCTCGCATTGTGGTTGAGTTTCGCCCCGGTGTTAATCTGGATGATGCAGCAAATGAAACCCGAGAATCAGTCGCGCGTGTTCAGCGTGAATTACCTGAGGAAGTTGAACGTGTATCTATTATAAAAGCCGATAACGATGTCGAAGCGGTCGTATCGTTAACGGTATCAAGCGACAGCTTATCACTTGAGGCGCTAACAGAGCGCGTTGATGTCGATTTAGCACCGCAGTTTTTAACTATTCCTGGAGTTGCTGATGTACGCTTAAACGGCGACCGTGAACGCGTATTACGCGTTCGAATAGACCCACTTAAACTGAGTAGCTTTAATTTAACTGTGCCTGATATTGCTAACGTGCTTCGTCAAGCGCCTTTTGACGTACCAGCGGGAAGCTTAAAGTCGAGCGATCAACAAGTGATTGTGCGTGCCGATGCAACGTCTATTTCTGCTGAGCAGGTAGCCGATATTATTGTTCGTGATGATACTCGGATTGGTGATGTCGCTGCGGTGTATTTTGGCCCTGCAGATCCGCGTTCATTTGTAAGACTCAATGGCACGCCTGTGATTGGTATGGAAATTATTCGTCAAGCACAGTCAAATACTATCGAAATCTCTGATGAAGTTCTTAGCTTAATTGAAGGAATGCGCGAACGTTTTCCTGAAATGGAATTTACGCTTACCTCTGATGATGCACAGTTTATAAGAAGCTCCGTTGATGAGGTTATCAACTCTTTATTACTGACTGTATTGCTGGTGGTGATTACGCTGTGGGTGTTTATTGGCTCATGGCGAGCAACCCTTGTTCCCGCATTTGCAATACCCGTGGCATTAATTGGATCGCTCGCGCTTATTTGGGCACTAGGTTTTTCGATTAATATTCTCACCTTGCTTGCATTAGTGTTAGCAACCGGTCTAATTGTTGATGATGCGATTGTGGTGAGTGAAAACATACAGCGGCAACGTGGTTTAGGGTTGGGTAGGCGTGCAGCAGCGGTTATTGGCACGCGTGAAGTATTTTTTGCGGTAGTAGCAACGACCGCAGTACTTGCCGCAGTATTCGTGCCTATCGCTTTTTTACCTTCAACAGCAGGGCGACTGTTTAGAGAATTTGGTGGGGTACTAGCCGGTGCAGTAATTATTTCCAGCTTTGTAGCCCTTTCATTAGTACCTGCACTGACCTCTAAGCTGAAATTAAAGCAAGGTGGTTTTCATCCTTTCGCTAAATTGGGACATGGTTTAGCAGCAATATATAAACGCTCTATTCATGGTGTGCTTGAACATGCGTGGTTAACATTTTTTGCGTGTTTATTGGTTGCTGCAGGCTCTGGTGCACTTTATTTCAATTTAGATAATGAGTTATTACCGACAGAAGATCGCGGCAAAATTAGGATTTTTGCCCGTGGCCCAGATGGGGTTGGCCTTAATTTTATGGATAGGCAAGCTGTGCAGATGGAAGATATTTTATTACCTTATGTTGAAAGCGGAGAAATTGAGTCAATTTACACTGTAGTTGGGCAGTGGGATCCTAACATCGTATTCATTACAGTTCCGTTAAAACATTGGGATGAACGTCATTTTAGTCAGCAAGAAATTATTGATAAAATTCGCGAACCATTGGGTAATATTCCAGGAGCAGCGGGTTATCCTGGCGGCTCAAATAGCTTGAACTTACGTGGTCAAGGTGGGGGAATCGAGCTTGCATTACTTGGCCAAGACTATTTAGAGATATTTAAAGCCGCACAAGACTTCTCTGCTGAAATTGAAAAAGCGATGCCAGCTGTTGCTCCTGTGCGTATTTCGTATCAGCCATCGCAGCCACAATTGCGGGTTAATATTGATAGGCGCCGTGCTGAAGAGTTAGGGGTATCGCTCAGTGATATATCAGTGACGCTTCGAGCGGCAATTAATGGTGATGATATCGCCGATTTAAACATTGGTGACCAATCAATCCCAATTATGCTGCAAGCTCAAAACCAAACAATAACTAACCCTGGTGATTTAGCTAATCTATATGTTGGTACGCGCGATGGCGAGCTAGTACCACTTAGCAGCGTCGCAACGATTACGGAAGAGGGTGTTGCTGCAGAGCTTGAGCGCCATGCACAGCGTAGAGCCATTGAGCTTAGTATGGAGTTACCTGAAGATGTGACAATCGCTGAGCTGGTTACTAAAATTCGTGAAATTTCGCAGCAAAGTTTACCAAGCGGTATTAGCCTTGCGTTCAAAGGTGAAGCCCTTACCTTTGAAGAAACCGCCAATGAAGTACTTGTAACCTATGTTCTAGCATTCTTAATAGTTTTACTTGTGTTGGCAGCTCAGTTTGAGAGCGTTAATAGTGCCATAGTGGTAATGATAACCGTGCCTTTTGGTATTACATCGGCAATATTAGCCCTGTATTTAACGGGTACCTCATTGAACATTTACTCGCAAATTGGTTTAGTGATGCTGATTGGTTTGATTGCTAAAAATGCGATTTTACTGGTGGAATTTGCTGACCAGCTACGGGATCAAGGCCGCTCTGTTAGAGTTGCAGTTGAAGAAGCCGCTTTAGTGCGTTTACGACCTATTGCCATGACATTAGTCTCAACTTTACTGGGTGCTTTACCGCTCATTCTTTCAACGGGGGCGGGAGCCGAAGCACGAAATGCAATAGGCTGGGTTGTATTTGGAGGCTTAGCACTTGCTGTGTTATTTACGCTTTATTTAACCCCTGTTATTTACCTCGGTTTAGCGCGCTTTACTAAACCAAGAGGGGATGAGTCTAAACAACTTGCCGATGAGCTTGAAAAAGCTTAATTCATTAAAATCGGCTATTTTTCTTTGAAAAAATAGCCGATTACGCTCACAATCAAGAAAAAGTTTCTGACTAGGTACGCATATGCAAGCCGAACACATCGATATTGCCCAATTTTTGAAAGATCATGCTCCTTTTGATGATCTCCCTGATGAGGCTATTAATAAACTCGCATCACAAGTTGAAATTGCTTATTTTCGCGCAGGTACACAAATATTAAATTATGGCGAAGATATCGCTGATTTGTACGTTATTCGTACCGGTGCGGTTGAAATGTATCGTCGTGACGGAGACTTGTATAACCGTTTAACTATTGGCGGTATTTTTGGGCAAATGGGTTTGCTAATGAATCGCAAAGTTCGGTTTCCAGCCAAAGCACTTGAAGACACACTTGTTTATTGTATCAATGTAGAGTTATTTAATCAGTATTGTGACCAGTTTGAACCCTTTGCGGACTTTTTTGAAGCCGATGGCAATGTGCGCTTACATCAAGCAATCGTTGAGCAAGCTGATAGTAACGACTTAACTACAGCCAAGGTAAAATCTTTATTGCACCGTGATGTTGTAACGGTTGCCAAAGATGCAACAGTTCAAATGGTGGCGCAGGTGATGACACAAGAGTCGGTTTCGTCAGTTCTAGTCACTGATGCAGACAAACCTATTAGTGATGACCCCGATGATGATGACGGTCAAGTAGTGGGGATCATTACCGATAGAGACTTACGCTCAAGTGTGATTGCAAAAGGGCTGAGTTATGAGTCACATGCTCAGCAAATAATGCAAACAGATTTAGTACTCCTTGATAGCAATGCGTATGTATTTGAAGCCGTTCTTGCGATGCTTAGAGACAACATTCATCACTTGCCTATTGTGGTGAAGAAAAAGCCTATAGGTGTTATTTCATTATCCGATATTTTACGTTATGAGTCGCAAAGTAGCTTGTTATTAGTGCGCGGTATATTAGCACAGCAGTCGGTGGAAGATTTAGCTCATTATGCAAGGCAACTGCCGAGTGTGTTTGTACGTATGGTGAATGAAGATGCCAATTCACATATGATTGGTACGGCAATGGCTGTAATTGGGCGCACATTTAAACAACGCTTGCTTGATTTAGCTGAAGAGCAGTTTGGCCCACCGCCTGTTCCATATTGTTTCATTGCATTAGGGTCTATGGCACGAGATGAGCAGTTAATTGTGACCGACCAAGACAATGCCATTATTCTTGATAATAGTTTTGATGAGTCTTTGCACGATGATTATTTCCAAAAGCTCGCTGATTTTGTCTGTGATGGCTTGGCTGAGTGTGGTTATAAGTACTGCGATGGTGAAATTATGGCGTCATTTAAAAAGTGGCGTTTAACACGAGAGCAATGGCAAGAACAATTTGCAGGCTGGATAGCAGAGCCTAAGCCTCAAGCTTTATTACACAGTTCAATCTTTTTTGATTTGGACGGCGTTTATGGCAAAACCAAATGGGCTGATGAATTAAAGCGTTTTATTGCAAAAGAAGGGCGTAGCAATAAACGATTCTTAGCCAATATGGCAGCTAATGCGCGTAACCGAACTCCACCTTTAGGCTTTTTTAAAGATTTCGTTTTAGAGCACAATGGTCAGCACAAGCGTTCTATGAATTTGAAACGCCGTGGGACAGCACCTTTGTCTGATGTTATACGTGTACACGCACTGGCAATTGGTAGTCGAAAGCAAAATTCATTTGAGCGCATTGAAGATATTATCGATGCAAAGCTTCTTCCTGAAGGCAAAGCGCAAGACTTACGAGATGCCCTTGAATATATCGCTATGATCCGTATTCGACATCAAGCATGGCAAATTGACATGCTTGATGAAGAACCTGATAACGATTTAGAGCCACATTTGCTATCACCTTTT includes the following:
- a CDS encoding CvfB family protein, whose amino-acid sequence is MSILGTTQTLFVNEMSNEGAYLDGRDLGEVFLPSKEIDYELEAGDSVQVFIYLDHAGHPTGTTKKPLAEVGEYALLRVKAINSTGAFLDWGLEKDVLAPYNEQKPKMKDGFSYLVRLYLDNASQRICASSNFNKFLSKDEPTYSVMEEVDLIVAGKTDLGYKVLVNEAHIGVVYYNTVFKKLFVGQRLKGFIQKVREDGKIDVLLEKPGMGKVNDLGEKILDKLKAEGGVLHLGDKSDPEAIKKTFSTSKANYKKAIGGLFKQGLIEIEATSIRLK
- a CDS encoding DEAD/DEAH box helicase; protein product: MHFTELGIDTRLEKQLAHQGITQPTDIQAHAVPTAIAGHDIFAQSKTGSGKTLAFLLPAVQRVMKQKALSKRDPRVLIVAPTRELATQVYSQLRLLIAGTNISAVKVLGGENFNDQIKALRKDPHFVVGTPGRLADHLSQRSLQLSGLELLIFDEADRILDLGFTEQVKMINELADHRLRQTLLFSATLDHAQVDALSRNLLRSPKQILLSASNEQHSDITQQLYLADHLDHKEALLEHFVKQDNVGQCIIFTATRADTQRLSQLLNDKGFKAQALAGDLTQAKRLEIMDAFSRENFKILITTDVASRGLDLLSVTHVINFDLPKHAEEYVHRIGRTGRAGFKGTAISLVGPKDWPSYKAIKAFLNDELSFFTVDGLVGKFKGLREKKPNTVWNKAEKKVAAKPAKPKRKAAPKKPKAPIQAPIDVDGFAPMRRKKKPEQE
- the trhO gene encoding oxygen-dependent tRNA uridine(34) hydroxylase TrhO; the encoded protein is MTAVHKDNVTSEHFVVCALYKFVALPDFEAIRQPLLKVMEDNEVRGTLLLAAEGINGTVSAKREGIDNLLAWLDAQPNLDNIVTKESYDDECPFYRTKVKLKKEIVTMGVEGIDPREVVGTYVKPADWNALISDPEVILIDTRNDYEIEIGTFQNAVDPNTKTFREFPAWAKENLDPEKHKKVAMFCTGGIRCEKSTAYMKEQGFDEVFHLEGGILKYLEEVPKEETMWEGECFVFDNRVAVNHDLQKGSYDQCHACRMPITEDEKQKPEYMEGVSCHHCHDSLTEEQRARFAERQKQIELAQARGEGHIGNEAQEVLRKRKEAKKAQKEAQRQQ
- a CDS encoding outer membrane beta-barrel protein; amino-acid sequence: MKLKLTTAALCLMPLLSHANSNNEFSYFGLALQNNNYDINFIPSIEQGSFAPLNYSDEQSGKGFRGFYGYQFNQYFAVEVGLGLPGEANFNIYRDTVNNKNEPTKETVYEGDFKTLSFDTRIIATYPITGSFFLRAHAGAYVWDNDFSYLQESAESYSVVEKSDTGVSLLTGFGVGYGFNDNVAATIDYEKTDIADISTQTIVASLVFRF
- a CDS encoding efflux RND transporter periplasmic adaptor subunit produces the protein MSFITVAHAANVVVQPVRLEQTKQQIKAVGNAEAIHSVTLYPAVGDRVTHVHFKPGDNVEKGELLLELDSRRQKAALTEARITLQDTQRTMKRLVESHARGAVPQSDLDDAKTLFELAKVQLTQAETELEDRQVRAPFSGVMGLTDVEVGDRITTQTAIATIDDTTELYINFNAPEAAVNVLRSKGSVEVTPWLSEKAYEAKIAQLDSRINGQTRTLRTKAKLDNSAKQFMPGMSFRVNINILGDDFAVVPEAAMMWGAAGPYVWKSADNKATRVDVKIEQRLAGRLLVSGGLKEGDLLVTEGVQRLRPDQELVHINDIKLAKEQ
- a CDS encoding efflux RND transporter permease subunit, with translation MKQQPMMEDLPSMAIRRPVLIVVLNLLIIIAGIAAIAGVEVRELPDVDRPRITVSASFPGGSPETVDTEVTSKLEGAVARVSGVKTIRAQSEENNARIVVEFRPGVNLDDAANETRESVARVQRELPEEVERVSIIKADNDVEAVVSLTVSSDSLSLEALTERVDVDLAPQFLTIPGVADVRLNGDRERVLRVRIDPLKLSSFNLTVPDIANVLRQAPFDVPAGSLKSSDQQVIVRADATSISAEQVADIIVRDDTRIGDVAAVYFGPADPRSFVRLNGTPVIGMEIIRQAQSNTIEISDEVLSLIEGMRERFPEMEFTLTSDDAQFIRSSVDEVINSLLLTVLLVVITLWVFIGSWRATLVPAFAIPVALIGSLALIWALGFSINILTLLALVLATGLIVDDAIVVSENIQRQRGLGLGRRAAAVIGTREVFFAVVATTAVLAAVFVPIAFLPSTAGRLFREFGGVLAGAVIISSFVALSLVPALTSKLKLKQGGFHPFAKLGHGLAAIYKRSIHGVLEHAWLTFFACLLVAAGSGALYFNLDNELLPTEDRGKIRIFARGPDGVGLNFMDRQAVQMEDILLPYVESGEIESIYTVVGQWDPNIVFITVPLKHWDERHFSQQEIIDKIREPLGNIPGAAGYPGGSNSLNLRGQGGGIELALLGQDYLEIFKAAQDFSAEIEKAMPAVAPVRISYQPSQPQLRVNIDRRRAEELGVSLSDISVTLRAAINGDDIADLNIGDQSIPIMLQAQNQTITNPGDLANLYVGTRDGELVPLSSVATITEEGVAAELERHAQRRAIELSMELPEDVTIAELVTKIREISQQSLPSGISLAFKGEALTFEETANEVLVTYVLAFLIVLLVLAAQFESVNSAIVVMITVPFGITSAILALYLTGTSLNIYSQIGLVMLIGLIAKNAILLVEFADQLRDQGRSVRVAVEEAALVRLRPIAMTLVSTLLGALPLILSTGAGAEARNAIGWVVFGGLALAVLFTLYLTPVIYLGLARFTKPRGDESKQLADELEKA
- a CDS encoding DUF294 nucleotidyltransferase-like domain-containing protein, producing MQAEHIDIAQFLKDHAPFDDLPDEAINKLASQVEIAYFRAGTQILNYGEDIADLYVIRTGAVEMYRRDGDLYNRLTIGGIFGQMGLLMNRKVRFPAKALEDTLVYCINVELFNQYCDQFEPFADFFEADGNVRLHQAIVEQADSNDLTTAKVKSLLHRDVVTVAKDATVQMVAQVMTQESVSSVLVTDADKPISDDPDDDDGQVVGIITDRDLRSSVIAKGLSYESHAQQIMQTDLVLLDSNAYVFEAVLAMLRDNIHHLPIVVKKKPIGVISLSDILRYESQSSLLLVRGILAQQSVEDLAHYARQLPSVFVRMVNEDANSHMIGTAMAVIGRTFKQRLLDLAEEQFGPPPVPYCFIALGSMARDEQLIVTDQDNAIILDNSFDESLHDDYFQKLADFVCDGLAECGYKYCDGEIMASFKKWRLTREQWQEQFAGWIAEPKPQALLHSSIFFDLDGVYGKTKWADELKRFIAKEGRSNKRFLANMAANARNRTPPLGFFKDFVLEHNGQHKRSMNLKRRGTAPLSDVIRVHALAIGSRKQNSFERIEDIIDAKLLPEGKAQDLRDALEYIAMIRIRHQAWQIDMLDEEPDNDLEPHLLSPFEQRNLKEAFAILDKAQNFLKFRYSANSGMK